Proteins encoded in a region of the Stieleria neptunia genome:
- the istB gene encoding IS21-like element helper ATPase IstB, protein MTNYLTRLTRRVQTMNQSTTRKPQSKKTESSIRQPPKTPPTRTSNERTEERLKEQFRSLRLPMFRDQFQATADRAAAEDLSHVQYLSELAELECQARNESRIKRLMTNSRLPLGKTWETFNFDRLPLSVTRQLESLREGSFLDRRENVLIFGQPGAGKSHALCALANQLVQQGRSMLLTTCSLLVQQLLIAKRDLRLQKYIKQLSRFEGLMIDDLGYVQQNREEMEVLFTLLAERYERGSVLLTSNLAFSKWDQIFKDAMTTAAAIDRLVHHSVIIELNVPSYRVETAKKTKSAGRSAKASQ, encoded by the coding sequence ATGACGAATTATTTGACACGTTTGACAAGGAGAGTCCAAACGATGAATCAATCAACCACACGAAAGCCCCAATCGAAAAAGACCGAATCGTCGATACGGCAGCCTCCCAAGACCCCGCCCACGAGGACGAGCAACGAACGGACCGAGGAGCGGCTGAAGGAGCAGTTTCGCAGCTTGCGTCTGCCGATGTTTCGCGACCAGTTTCAAGCGACGGCCGACCGAGCAGCCGCGGAGGATCTCAGCCATGTTCAATACTTATCGGAACTGGCGGAACTGGAATGCCAGGCCCGCAACGAGAGTCGGATCAAGCGTCTAATGACCAACTCACGTCTTCCGCTGGGCAAGACATGGGAGACGTTCAACTTCGATCGCTTGCCATTGTCAGTGACACGACAACTGGAGAGTCTTCGGGAGGGATCGTTCTTGGATCGTCGGGAGAACGTACTGATTTTCGGTCAGCCCGGTGCGGGGAAGAGTCACGCGCTTTGTGCCTTGGCGAATCAACTCGTCCAGCAAGGCCGGAGCATGCTTCTGACAACGTGCAGCTTGCTGGTGCAACAGTTGCTGATCGCAAAGCGGGATCTTCGCCTGCAGAAGTACATCAAGCAACTGTCTCGTTTCGAGGGCCTGATGATCGACGACCTGGGTTACGTGCAGCAGAATCGAGAAGAGATGGAGGTGCTGTTCACGCTGCTGGCGGAACGTTACGAGAGAGGGAGTGTTCTGTTGACGAGCAACTTGGCGTTCAGCAAGTGGGACCAGATCTTCAAAGATGCGATGACGACGGCGGCGGCGATCGATCGCTTGGTTCACCACAGCGTGATCATCGAGTTGAACGTGCCAAGCTATCGCGTGGAAACAGCCAAGAAAACGAAGTCAGCTGGACGGTCAGCAAAGGCCTCTCAATAA
- a CDS encoding anaerobic C4-dicarboxylate transporter family protein, which yields MSWQILAQGLVVLSCLGIGSRMGGVAVGLWGGIGVLLLSTFFHLTPGGFPIAAITIIFSVVTAAGAMQAAGGIDYLVGIAHRILRSRPNAITYLAPYVSWIFTIGAGTGNVYYSLLPVIEETSYSNKVRPERPLALAPEASQMGITSSPVSAAMAVLLGMLSPLGFELGHVLVIVLPSTVVSIAVAALIQNRVGKELDHDPLFLSRLEAGEIQKPDYTPPELAHITKRAKWSVAVFLSGILLVVMLGFVDSLRPQVLMPDGLTQPMAMTQLIAIVMMVAGVVIIVIGKVHPGEIPRSDVFQSGMVSALALMGIAWMANTFIGAHKELLSSVMLGQIEQHVWMLPVAYYATAALTTSQSTATLIITPVALAMGIAPEFIVASWLAVIGIHFFPANGSQMFGDNWFSALATTSIPDYESDFY from the coding sequence ATGAGTTGGCAAATCCTGGCGCAGGGGCTGGTTGTGTTGAGCTGTCTGGGGATCGGATCCCGGATGGGCGGAGTCGCCGTGGGACTCTGGGGCGGCATCGGCGTCCTGCTGCTCTCCACCTTCTTTCATCTGACGCCGGGTGGCTTTCCCATCGCGGCGATCACGATCATTTTCTCCGTCGTCACGGCTGCCGGTGCGATGCAAGCTGCCGGTGGGATCGACTATCTAGTCGGCATCGCACATCGCATTCTTAGGTCTCGGCCGAACGCGATCACGTACCTGGCTCCCTACGTGTCATGGATCTTTACGATCGGTGCCGGCACGGGGAATGTCTATTATTCGCTACTGCCGGTGATTGAAGAGACCTCTTACAGCAACAAGGTGCGGCCGGAACGACCTCTCGCACTCGCGCCGGAAGCCTCCCAAATGGGGATTACCAGCAGCCCGGTCTCCGCGGCCATGGCCGTGCTGCTGGGTATGCTGTCCCCGCTGGGATTTGAACTCGGCCATGTCCTCGTGATCGTGCTTCCGTCGACGGTCGTCAGCATCGCGGTGGCAGCGTTGATTCAAAACCGAGTGGGAAAGGAACTGGACCACGATCCGCTCTTTCTCAGTCGCTTGGAAGCCGGGGAGATTCAAAAACCGGACTATACACCGCCCGAGCTGGCGCACATCACGAAGCGAGCCAAATGGAGTGTGGCAGTGTTCTTGAGTGGCATCCTTCTGGTCGTCATGCTCGGGTTTGTTGATTCGCTGCGGCCCCAGGTCTTGATGCCGGATGGCTTGACCCAGCCGATGGCAATGACGCAGTTGATCGCCATTGTGATGATGGTGGCCGGAGTCGTGATCATCGTGATCGGCAAGGTTCATCCCGGCGAGATTCCCAGGAGCGACGTGTTTCAGTCCGGGATGGTGTCTGCTCTGGCGTTGATGGGGATTGCCTGGATGGCGAATACGTTTATCGGCGCGCACAAGGAGTTGTTGTCGTCCGTGATGCTGGGGCAAATAGAACAGCATGTCTGGATGCTGCCGGTCGCCTACTATGCGACGGCCGCGTTGACGACCAGCCAGTCCACCGCCACGCTGATCATTACGCCGGTGGCGCTGGCCATGGGAATCGCACCGGAGTTCATCGTCGCTTCATGGCTGGCGGTGATCGGTATCCACTTCTTTCCCGCCAACGGTAGCCAGATGTTCGGCGACAATTGGTTCTCCGCTTTAGCGACAACTAGTATTCCCGATTACGAATCCGATTTTTATTGA